One Fusarium musae strain F31 chromosome 6, whole genome shotgun sequence DNA segment encodes these proteins:
- a CDS encoding hypothetical protein (EggNog:ENOG41), which translates to MFAWYRQSSVCYVYLSDLVFPCTPVDTVMPDSDEGRQWADAAFSRLQVEMRACRWFTRGWTLQELIAPSQVVFLDQNWNLIGSRAPGSDLRFIKILERLTGIPSSVLEYKEDIATIPVAQRMSWAARRETTRVEDIAYCLLGIFDVNMPLLYGEGPKSFFRLQEEIVKSHDDLSLFAWKQDSASYGIGVLRGCFANSPAEFAHWLNVEIRVNNFESGMEVTSKDVHMQGRVLRQEEYPHGIGHGVDYIFDLGVQHPDNKECSLGILLTSSSRNVTYFRFKPYELIKVPSIKDLFDAEDTYHDFEPDDDIWEEREEAERRSISIKKYVSIQETRDIGHYQKPVFKINWHEDVLKVLKSVNGQNTKEYIPSFECRQDSASHKDGTLTWVTDFELQIGPQHIVSLVLVTGLQWGPHDCRYPAFFERANLRCQEFWAVLLGEGRSYVISDKEQSDNQPPTIKIRSETNEDNSSLVRQIKRMDHRKRGIFVRENLSRRYGDEAGYIYNLYQPRLVRVLSPHNRALPRCDVWIETKPLWFTDYGELEIKIGPCHRS; encoded by the coding sequence ATGTTTGCGTGGTATCGGCAGTCTTCAGTATGCTACGTTTACCTCTCTGACCTGGTGTTCCCTTGCACGCCGGTTGACACTGTCATGCCCGACTCAGATGAAGGCAGGCAATGGGCCGATGCAGCTTTTTCTAGACTCCAGGTTGAAATGAGGGCCTGTCGATGGTTTACGAGAGGCTGGACTCTTCAAGAACTGATTGCACCCAGTCAAGTTGTATTTCTGGACCAAAATTGGAATCTCATCGGATCAAGGGCTCCAGGATCAGACCTGCGATTCATCAAGATCCTAGAAAGGTTAACAGGCATCCCGAGTTCAGTACTGGAATACAAGGAAGATATCGCTACCATCCCGGTTGCACAAAGAATGTCCTGGGCAGCGCGCAGGGAAACGACCCGGGTTGAAGATATTGCATATTGTCTCTTAGGGATTTTCGATGTCAACATGCCTCTTCTCTACGGAGAAGGTCCAAAGTCTTTTTTTCGGCTTCAGGAAGAAATTGTAAAGAGCCACGACGATCTCAGCCTCTTTGCTTGGAAACAAGACTCCGCATCGTATGGTATCGGTGTACTTCGAGGATGCTTTGCAAATTCACCTGCTGAGTTTGCTCACTGGCTGAATGTCGAAATCAGGGTCAACAATTTCGAGTCTGGCATGGAAGTCACCAGCAAAGATGTTCACATGCAAGGACGAGTCCTCAGACAGGAAGAGTACCCGCATGGCATTGGCCATGGCGTCGATTATATTTTCGACCTGGGTGTCCAGCACCCTGATAATAAGGAGTGCTCTCTGGGAATCCTTCTGACGAGCTCGAGCCGGAATGTTACTTACTTTAGATTCAAGCCATATGAACTGATCAAGGTACCTTCAATCAAAGACTTGTTTGACGCAGAGGATACCTACCACGACTTTGAacctgatgatgatatctgggaggagagagaagaggctgagcgAAGAAGTATCTCCATCAAGAAATATGTTTCGATTCAGGAAACTCGCGACATAGGTCATTATCAAAAGCCTGTTTTCAAGATCAACTGGCATGAAGACGTCTTGAAGGTTCTCAAATCGGTCAATGGGCAGAACACCAAAGAATATATACCCTCATTTGAATGTCGCCAGGATTCTGCGTCCCACAAAGATGGAACACTTACATGGGTGACGGATTTTGAGCTACAAATTGGCCCTCAACACATCGTCTCCCTTGTTCTCGTGACTGGACTACAATGGGGACCCCATGACTGCCGCTACCCTGCTTTTTTTGAACGGGCAAACCTGCGCTGTCAAGAGTTTTGGGCAGTTCTGCTCGGCGAAGGACGGTCCTACGTTATAAGTGACAAAGAGCAATCTGATAACCAGCCTCCGACAATCAAGATACGAAGCGAAACGAATGAGGACAATTCTTCTTTGGTGCGGCAGATCAAGCGGATGGATCACCGCAAGAGAGGAATATTTGTCCGCGAAAACTTGTCAAGACGCTatggtgatgaagctggaTACATATATAACTTGTATCAGCCTAGGCTCGTAAGGGTTCTTTCACCTCATAACCGGGCGTTGCCAAGGTGTGATGTGTGGATAGAAACTAAGCCTCTGTGGTTCACTGATTATGGGGAACTTGAAATCAAGATCGGGCCATGCCATAGATCGTGA